The sequence CCTGCTATCGGGCGACGGCGATGCTGCCCGCAAGAACCTGCGCGCCTGGTTTGCCGACGAGGCGATGACGTTCGGCTGTAGTCCCGACGATAAACTGCGCCTGATCCGGGACTTGCAGGCGGCGGGCCGGAGGGTGCTGATGATCGGCGATGGTCTCAACGATGCCGGTGCCCTGCGACAAGCTAACGTGGGTCTTGCCGTCACCGATGATACGCTTCAGTTTACGCCCGCGAGCGATGCCATTCTGGAAAGTCGTTCGTTACGGCAACTGCCTCGCTTTCTGCGTTATAGCCGCTTTGCCATGCGCCTGATCCGGGGCAGCTTCGGCATATCGTTGTTATACAATTTCGTCGGGCTGTCGTTTGCGGCTACCGGCCACCTCTCGCCTGTTGTGGCGGCGGTGCTGATGCCGCTTAGTTCAGCCACGATGGTCCTCATCGCTACCATCGGCATGCGCAACTGGCGGGGGATGAAACGCGGATGATATGGATTTTTGGGATGGTCGCAGATCTGGAAAATGGCTTGTAAGGCTGAGTAGATAGGAGGAGGCGTTTTTGTCATCCCGACGACAGGAGGGATCTCAACCTTTCTCACTTGAGCCTCAAGACGCTTCAAGATCCCTCCTGTCGTCGGGATGACAAAAAAGTAGAATAGCTCTCTTTCTGTCTAAAAACTTCATTTTACAAATCCGCGATCATCCCAAAAATCCGTGTCATCCGCGTCCAAGCCGGTTTAGCCACGCCAGTGTCACGTCCAGAAAGGGCCGGATGCCTTTGTAATCGAGCATGGCGGGCGGGGTGGTTTCCAGTACGGCCAATAGGCGCGGGGCGGCGTCGGGGCGGGCGCGGCACTCGTCGGCAAGGCGGTTCAGGTACGTGCGGATACCGAATAAAATGGCGCCGGAGCGGGGGAGGCGGGTAAGCGTCTGTCGTTCAATACGAATGAACAGGTGTTCGCCGGCGTTGGCGGCGGTCAGCGTTGGCAGCAGGTTGGCGAGTTGGGCGTTTAGATCCGGCATCCGGTGGGTCGTCATGTCGAGTTGATCGCTCGCCTTCAGGCTCCAGTTGAGTCGCCAGAGCGGTTTGCCTACGGGAAGCCGGGCCATAATCGTCTGCGCGGCCTGCATCATCGGCGGCACAATCGGGTTAATCGGCGCGTGAATGGCCGTAAACGGCAGGCCTATCTTCTCGTCGAGACTCCAGCCATTGCCGAAGCAGAGTTGACCCGCCACCAGCGTTGCGTCGGGGCCGTCGAGGATGAGCAAATCGTCCTGCACTTGCCGACCTACCCAATCGAGCGGAGCCAGCGGTGCGTCAGGTACGTTGTTGCCCTCCTGAACACTGCCCGACGGCAACGTACCTGACGCACCAAATGTGAAGGTCTGCGAAAGGCCAAGCCGATGGTTTTGCCAGTGCCACTGATTCCCGTCTTTCTGTAAATTAAACTGATCGGGTCGATGTCGGGACAGGTCGGTCAGCACGGCCTCCAGCACGTCCCACTGCGCGGCTTCGGTGCCGGGTGAGGCCTGGAAGTAGTAACCAGGTACAGCCTGCCCCGCTCCACTACGATCTGAGGGGTTGTCATGGGTCAGCAACGAGTTCTTCAGCGCGATCTCAGCCTCATAGTGCGCATCGACCTCGATCAGGGCATCGGCGGGTTTGAGCGGCAACGTACCCGGCCGTTCGTTGAACTGCTGCTGAAAAGGAAAATAGGGTAACACGCTCGCCTAAATTATTCGAAACAAGATTTTCCGATCGGCTTTTTATTACGTCCAGATGTCATTCATCTCGGTCAGGATAAGTGGTTTACCGTCGGTGACCACGATCGTATGTTCGTGTTGCGCCATAAAACCACCTTTGTCGCCCACCATTGTCCAGCCGTCTTTCAAGGTTTCGGCATAGGTCGAGGTGGTTGAGATGAACGTCTCGATGGCGACGACCGAGTTCTTTCGAAATCGGGCCGTATTGGCGCGGTCCCGGAAATTTGCGATCTCGCTGGGTTCTTCGTGCAGGCTTTTGCCGATGCCGTGCCCGGTCAGGTTTTTGATGACTTTGTAGCCTCGTTTTTTGGCTTCTGTTTCAATCAAATGACCAATCTCTGAAATACGAACCCCGCCTTTTATATTCTGAATGGCTCTGTATAAAATCTGCTTCGAGGCATCGACTAATTTCTGGTGGCGGTTGATGTCGGCGCCCAGCACAAAGGAGCCACCATTGTCGGACCAGAAACCATTCAGTTCAGCCGACACATCGATATTTATCAGATCACCTTCTTTCAGAACGCGATGATCAGACGGGATACCGTGGCAGAATTCGTTGTTCACGCTGATGCACGTCCAGCCGGGAAAGCGATACGTTAAGTAGGGAGCCGATTTTGCCCCGAAATCAGCCAGGATGGTGGCCCCGTAGGTATCCAGTTGCTTGGTGGTCATACCGGGTTTCGCATAGTTTCGCATGGCCTTTAAGGTATACGCAACGGCTTCACTGGCTTTCTGCATCCCGAGCAGTTCTGCTTCTCTGGTTATTGACATAATCGCTTTTGGTTAATGGTTGCCCATTGCCTGTTCTGCCGGATTTATGACCGATCAAGCTGACAACTTAGCACACAGACACGTCGAAAAAATAGCCGGTCAACTCGCTTTTTCAGGAGCGTCTAAAAACAGGTGTAATGATTGAATGAGGTCATTTTCGACAACCGCTATATCCATACCGCTTGCTACTGGCTCAGCGCCCTGTGGACCCAGCTCCCAGGAAATAAATTGCAATTGATGATTGACCTGCGACGGCTTGTTCAAGACAAATTGGAAGTCGATCGGCCACTCGGCCTGCAATGTTGAAATGAGTTCATTAATTGCCTGGTGACCAACAATGGCCTCGCCTGCGTTGCTTTCGTAGAAATGAATGGCTGGCGCGTAGATTTTTTTCATGGCGTCCAGCCGTCGATCCGCATCACGGTCATTCCAAACGACAAGTAGACTATCTTCCAAAAGTTGTGCTGTATGCATTACCTGATCTGCTGTGTGTTTACGTAGTACGTTTCCGTTTCGCGTTGATGGCATACCTGTCGCATCG comes from Fibrella aestuarina BUZ 2 and encodes:
- a CDS encoding heme-dependent oxidative N-demethylase family protein, which translates into the protein MLPYFPFQQQFNERPGTLPLKPADALIEVDAHYEAEIALKNSLLTHDNPSDRSGAGQAVPGYYFQASPGTEAAQWDVLEAVLTDLSRHRPDQFNLQKDGNQWHWQNHRLGLSQTFTFGASGTLPSGSVQEGNNVPDAPLAPLDWVGRQVQDDLLILDGPDATLVAGQLCFGNGWSLDEKIGLPFTAIHAPINPIVPPMMQAAQTIMARLPVGKPLWRLNWSLKASDQLDMTTHRMPDLNAQLANLLPTLTAANAGEHLFIRIERQTLTRLPRSGAILFGIRTYLNRLADECRARPDAAPRLLAVLETTPPAMLDYKGIRPFLDVTLAWLNRLGRG
- the map gene encoding type I methionyl aminopeptidase, with the protein product MSITREAELLGMQKASEAVAYTLKAMRNYAKPGMTTKQLDTYGATILADFGAKSAPYLTYRFPGWTCISVNNEFCHGIPSDHRVLKEGDLINIDVSAELNGFWSDNGGSFVLGADINRHQKLVDASKQILYRAIQNIKGGVRISEIGHLIETEAKKRGYKVIKNLTGHGIGKSLHEEPSEIANFRDRANTARFRKNSVVAIETFISTTSTYAETLKDGWTMVGDKGGFMAQHEHTIVVTDGKPLILTEMNDIWT